From a single Pirellulaceae bacterium genomic region:
- a CDS encoding biotin/lipoyl-binding protein, protein MSSVPSPESVEETKQQIRGLISEIADLSRGDVPAEEYFPAVLKRIVDALAAIGGAIWLLDDSNQMRLGYHINVNSELLEADNEDAQKHARLLSRLMARGKSELVPPHSMLGEDQQEGNPSQYLLIVAPLTSGKQASGLVEVFQRPDSSPNIQRGYMRFLDQMAGLIGEWLKGHHLQKVADRQVMWQQADHFARMVHDNLDRRDTAYTIANEGRQLIGCDRVSVAILRGRKCKVEAISGQDSIEGRSNIVTALNKLATRVVAAGQSLWYDGRTEELPPQLEEAVEEYVDLSHGRSIVVLPIRRPEKLITGDVQSKQKVQREDTSKNEIIGALIVEQIESQISTETLRTRCDLVYEHAARALSNSISHSDLFLMPLWKFLSRLTWLFRGSAFPKTMTVLSLLTVGLLAMFLVRIQFNLKANGVLKPLVERQVFSHENGEIEQVLVDHGDTVVAGQPLVILRNRELEVEYKRLQGELEQTLEQSLVTTRMASSRDIPLTDRTQASGQVEELKIRKATLTEQLKLIDERREQLIRRSPINGVVMDWKLKERLRARPVVVGQVLVNVADTTQDWELELMMPEKRMKHMDDAVLAQDRQPLDVSFVLASDPSVYHTGKLPVQAIHARAQLDTTDGPVVKMRVQPDEMSKLTRRPNTTVIAKVNCGRRSAAFVWFHEVVEWFQANVLFRL, encoded by the coding sequence ATGTCATCAGTTCCTTCGCCGGAATCGGTTGAAGAGACCAAACAACAGATACGCGGGCTGATTAGCGAGATCGCCGATTTGTCGCGCGGGGATGTGCCTGCGGAAGAGTATTTTCCGGCAGTACTCAAGCGCATCGTCGATGCCCTGGCTGCAATTGGTGGAGCCATTTGGTTGTTGGACGACTCCAACCAAATGCGGCTGGGCTATCACATCAATGTCAACAGTGAATTGCTGGAAGCCGACAACGAGGATGCTCAAAAGCACGCTCGGCTGCTGAGTCGATTGATGGCCCGTGGCAAGAGCGAGTTAGTTCCGCCCCATTCGATGTTGGGGGAAGACCAGCAAGAGGGAAACCCGTCCCAGTATTTGTTGATTGTAGCTCCGCTGACCAGCGGCAAGCAAGCGTCGGGGCTGGTGGAAGTCTTTCAGCGTCCCGATTCGTCTCCCAATATTCAACGCGGCTACATGCGTTTTCTGGATCAGATGGCCGGGTTGATTGGCGAGTGGCTCAAAGGGCATCACTTGCAAAAGGTGGCCGACCGTCAAGTCATGTGGCAGCAGGCCGACCACTTTGCGCGGATGGTCCACGACAATCTGGATCGCCGAGACACCGCCTACACGATTGCCAACGAAGGACGACAACTGATTGGCTGCGATCGCGTGAGTGTCGCCATTTTGCGCGGCCGCAAGTGCAAAGTTGAAGCCATTAGCGGTCAAGATTCAATCGAAGGTCGCTCGAACATTGTCACGGCGCTTAACAAACTGGCGACGCGCGTTGTAGCGGCAGGACAATCGCTGTGGTACGACGGTCGCACCGAAGAGTTGCCCCCGCAACTGGAAGAAGCTGTCGAAGAATATGTGGACCTGTCGCACGGTCGCTCGATTGTTGTGCTGCCCATTCGTCGGCCAGAAAAGCTGATCACTGGCGACGTTCAATCGAAACAAAAGGTGCAGCGCGAGGATACTTCCAAGAACGAAATCATCGGAGCGCTGATCGTTGAGCAAATCGAAAGTCAGATTTCGACGGAAACGTTGCGCACGCGCTGCGACCTCGTTTACGAACACGCCGCACGAGCCCTCAGTAATTCGATCAGCCACAGCGATCTGTTTTTGATGCCGCTGTGGAAATTTCTGAGCCGCCTGACGTGGCTATTTCGCGGTTCGGCTTTCCCCAAGACCATGACCGTGCTCAGCCTATTGACGGTTGGTCTGTTGGCCATGTTCCTGGTACGTATCCAGTTCAATCTCAAGGCCAACGGCGTGCTGAAGCCATTGGTCGAGCGGCAAGTATTCTCCCATGAGAACGGCGAGATCGAGCAAGTGCTAGTCGATCATGGCGATACCGTTGTGGCTGGCCAGCCGCTGGTTATTCTACGAAACCGGGAATTGGAAGTTGAGTACAAACGGCTGCAGGGTGAGCTTGAGCAGACGCTAGAACAGTCGCTGGTCACGACGCGCATGGCCAGCAGTCGCGACATTCCGCTTACCGATCGGACTCAAGCCAGCGGGCAGGTGGAAGAATTGAAGATTCGCAAGGCGACGTTGACAGAACAATTGAAACTGATCGACGAACGCCGTGAGCAATTGATACGCCGCAGCCCTATTAACGGTGTGGTCATGGACTGGAAGTTGAAAGAGAGGCTGCGAGCCCGCCCGGTTGTTGTGGGCCAAGTGCTGGTCAACGTGGCTGACACCACGCAGGACTGGGAGCTGGAGTTGATGATGCCCGAAAAACGCATGAAACACATGGACGATGCCGTCTTGGCGCAAGACCGCCAGCCGCTGGATGTCAGTTTCGTGCTGGCATCTGACCCGTCGGTGTATCATACCGGCAAACTGCCCGTGCAGGCGATTCACGCGCGAGCCCAATTGGACACTACCGACGGTCCGGTGGTCAAGATGCGAGTCCAACCTGACGAAATGAGCAAGTTGACCAGGCGCCCCAATACCACTGTCATTGCCAAAGTAAACTGTGGGCGGCGCTCGGCCGCCTTTGTATGGTTCCACGAGGTTGTCGAGTGGTTCCAAGCCAATGTGCTCTTTCGACTTTAA
- a CDS encoding HlyD family efflux transporter periplasmic adaptor subunit, translating into MPCAKFVLQCVLTTACLMRAVPCWGQSGVLEDDNFLVECLRKIEVAAQADGLIAEMLVEEGDSVPADGVLFRIDNRVANAQLEVAKQELEAAIMQAKQDADVRFAKSTYAVAQAEAEAEIKLLQRGASNETMVRRKNLERDKTKLQIEVAEVKRQTDQVAVNVAEAKKSSAMVQLSLYDIQAPWDAVVIERLKDQGAWIRAGEPVLTIQHMYEMRVVGYIALRTLDEKGMSVASLEGAPIRIAVKISPTHKHVVDSQVEFVSGAIDTSARIKIWTRIKNQQVGDSWLLRSGMPAQVTISAR; encoded by the coding sequence ATGCCGTGTGCGAAATTCGTGCTTCAATGTGTACTCACTACAGCCTGCTTGATGCGGGCTGTCCCCTGTTGGGGTCAGTCGGGTGTTTTGGAAGACGATAACTTTCTCGTCGAGTGCTTGCGGAAGATTGAAGTGGCCGCTCAAGCCGATGGACTGATTGCAGAAATGCTTGTTGAAGAAGGTGATTCCGTCCCCGCGGACGGCGTACTGTTTCGCATCGACAATCGAGTCGCCAACGCTCAACTGGAAGTAGCCAAGCAAGAGCTAGAGGCGGCGATCATGCAAGCCAAACAGGATGCAGATGTTCGTTTTGCTAAGTCAACCTACGCGGTCGCCCAAGCTGAAGCCGAAGCTGAGATTAAACTGCTGCAACGCGGGGCATCCAATGAAACTATGGTCCGGCGAAAGAATTTAGAGCGTGACAAGACCAAGCTGCAAATCGAAGTTGCCGAAGTCAAGCGCCAAACCGACCAAGTGGCAGTAAACGTTGCCGAGGCTAAGAAAAGTTCTGCCATGGTGCAGCTCAGTCTGTACGACATTCAAGCTCCGTGGGATGCTGTGGTGATCGAGCGTCTCAAGGATCAAGGTGCTTGGATTCGTGCGGGGGAACCAGTGCTGACCATTCAGCACATGTACGAAATGCGTGTCGTCGGCTATATCGCATTGCGAACGCTGGATGAAAAGGGCATGTCGGTGGCCAGCCTAGAAGGCGCTCCGATCCGCATTGCCGTCAAGATTTCTCCGACTCACAAGCATGTTGTCGACAGTCAGGTCGAATTTGTCAGCGGTGCTATTGACACATCAGCCAGAATCAAAATTTGGACTCGCATAAAGAATCAGCAGGTTGGCGATTCATGGCTGCTGCGGTCGGGAATGCCGGCGCAAGTCACGATCTCGGCGCGGTAG